One genomic region from Zalophus californianus isolate mZalCal1 chromosome 14, mZalCal1.pri.v2, whole genome shotgun sequence encodes:
- the PRR14L gene encoding protein PRR14L isoform X2 — translation MQSSKERLCTGLPEDCLRSKGNVQITTGTLLKSEEVQGMKVNGTKTDYNEGHKNGNVSKGLSAGCSEYPEIDKIMTSGEVSETSTLVSLEPLTFVDPGLTEATSKEKECEELKTCPSWLSLLPGSSAISKVDNGKEELCKLNLVCEADDNHQQILSHHNEKHSSAHGSPKATRNVVVVEPLEENSGISHFSSLSGPESRTPSLETSGFEGDGLPKRSAEKTDNSCFDGDDQSKNVASRKENEQCLNPRSVRGQLFLINARQPEEDASGHCPGEKETVAPPKENTHGDSCVQGSIHTDSPCSSVPGSFTEATEVMLKKNDLKITLDIQGSLTNHEDHGETSTDTSHSGRLSEESSFSSLMQIEEPEQTTTIEPNMVTEKIYSKDSNSFRSQRNLEDDTQLNEASYNEFLVERKSLVSLMREDQISLMNEVSKPKKDIAQLPPSLEFDYKPESEQAIQTTQDDSSHLDKQNIACEMNKLPCTNELVLNKIESECVLNQVPLNSQDHAKLPANKEMPLATSEDSQQSHHPPLEDGADVIAHTQTIPMKVKMKDISPSGDKSCGASSNNPTLNIKPGSLERKNELADSGMVGLPSRLLSSKKEAAGLPQEVSVMECQSVQSQDLSRCHCVSKNAQEKSVCSAYAAFESSRIIPKVENSLMTKCEDAFRHSNHHSQGREDSTESSTHKVSYTLEGSELAGEETKGSLPGDKMRNEMTGGVLNSEASDKTIRTTSHTPPSEEWLEGKEQDVPKGTVFCKYNISDCATPELNLSADIPSPEKLLDQSLTIMLSTFKSMSQAVETLDQKTDEVLDCQSNQNRPDECRNEDKPAKETSDGDEREAVTEPNREVSHNQKDLLVRSASNNPLSSGSSKKGDLKGDSEHISGCEESTDGMIDIIYTNCSNKSTEGMLDLKASSTLDGGAGQDRLMLQETSVSTLSQRGELNAAFIGMIGQDSDFPGATSSTGEPLEIKKSCEEKVCRSLKDCEMEVCPDSCAHELESIADHEPNIRTLGRVNVSLDYSHHEQQVKEASLRETQGMIEGSRLEINSEFDKDNTFGISSEELLSSGCPDENPVPVGSLKSIEIMPSYLPSHKNSESNVNSEETDLKNLFKPKDGEMLCENVEHHTVLLEKKEGEPRDGSNSGKGVRIDIGMQNLPLTMETETQLRGEKTEEHQKGPMGHVTVREESEEMITREAGHGHKEREISQSHSKSQRMLADIEEQQRQRALDYMLQNEEEYIHQKGAYTVLEQCTSNVLPDELKDKNQAKYCKGESTMMKKITLAQLATGGSAAQFQKLQDPKEESLCHPLKRAMESCTGPCLRGAPQKAQDPNSAGCDEIHGAFGNTSHQKRVLPLKKQPHRTCKKVSCQEQVKMGKKISKIRSSAFLKSSSETIPTKAHRFLSSCAVPAPAQLEPETEPTRSLMSHVPKQKATPCHPLRSLSVRKPTKESALLSKLSILASKLVPATKAQKLRYRRCSAELLPVAKNYMRLRYKRLLDGFSYNTMQLNPYLAASGWDKRLNSKPLTLYSLEAIKMSFIDLNNKVPSLLFGSEIFPVSFHMKSGSECMTESPRTFPEHCAPARLTLGEAPRCLSQPPKWTFSFFLSHSCPGMATFREDTGLHGQTCAQAPSQSPGPLQDYGGTAIVQTRAGCSVLGLHTLLALCSPGCYRIWTKKRSFSSHMPTMQRLFMTQFTQGLKGLRSPASIADKVFCSLPYSVGRVLSIWSQHGPSACPFEISTLHSTHSKRQPTLSTTSSHTMLPYVPLPGMEATYNTSGSQMRLEPPFPALVPKSCLVTDSAVSKLLLSASEFQVSEFDELDSVAAACPHPQSSPPEQKEAEPEKRPKKVSQIRIRKTIPKPDPNLTPMGLPRPKRLKKKEFSLEEIYTNKNYKSPPANRCLETIFEEPKERNGTLISISQQKRKRVLEFQDFTVPRKRRARGKVKVAGSFTRAQKAALQSRELDALLIQKLMELETFFAKEEEEQE, via the exons ATGCAGTCAAGCAAAGAACGTTTATGCACGGGCCTCCCTGAAGACTGTCTGAGGAGcaaag GAAATGTACAAATTACAACTGGAACTCTGCTAAAATCTGAAGAAGTACAAGGTATGAAGGTCAATGGGACTAAGACGGATTATAATGAAGGACACAAGAATGGCAATGTGAGTAAAGGTCTCTCAGCTGGGTGCAGCGAATACCCAGAAATAGACAAAATCATGACCAGTGGTGAGGTTTCAGAAACCAGCACATTAGTTTCCCTAGAGCCTTTAACCTTTGTGGACCCTGGATTAACAGAAGCAacttctaaagaaaaagaatgtgaagaaTTAAAAACTTGTCCTTCTTGGTTGTCATTGTTACCAGGGAGCAGTGCCATTTCCAAAGTGGACAATGGGAAGGAAGAGTTGTGTAAGTTAAACCTTGTCTGTGAAGCAGATGACAATCACCAACAGATTCTCAGCCACCATAATGAAAAACACAGTTCTGCCCATGGCAGTCCCAAAGCCACGAGAAATGTAGTTGTTGTAGAACCCTTAGAAGAAAACTCTGGCATTTCACATTTCTCAAGTTTGTCTGGTCCGGAATCCAGGACACCATCCTTAGAAACAAGTGGTTTTGAAGGTGATGGCTTGCCAAAGAGATCTGCAGAAAAGACAGACAATTCCTGTTTTGATGGGGACGATCAAAGCAAGAACGTGgcttctagaaaagaaaatgaacagtgtTTGAACCCCAGGAGTGTAAGAGGGCAACTCTTTCTTATTAATGCCAGGCAACCAGAAGAGGATGCTAGTGGTCATTGTCCTGGTGAAAAAGAGACTGTTGCCCCCCCCAAAGAGAATACCCATGGTGACTCTTGTGTTCAGGGCAGTATCCATACAGACAGTCCTTGTTCTTCAGTGCCAGGTTCTTTCACTGAAGCCACAGaagtaatgttaaaaaaaaatgatctgaaaaTCACTTTAGACATTCAGGGTAGCTTGACAAACCATGAGGACCATGGAGAAACTTCTACTGATACCAGCCATTCAGGCAGACTCTCTGAAGAGAGCAGTTTTTCCTCCTTAATGCAGATTGAAGAGCCAGAACAGACAACCACTATAGAGCCCAATATGGTAACTGAAAAGATTTACAGTAAAGACTCTAACTCATTCCGCTCCCAGAGAAATCTGGAAGACGACACCCAGTTAAATGAAGCATCATATAATGAATTTCTGGTTGAAAGAAAATCCCTTGTGAGTTTAATGCGTGAGGACCAGATAAGTCTTATGAATGAGGTATCAAAACCCAAGAAAGATATTGCTCAGTTACCACCATCCCTAGAATTTGATTACAAACCTGAGTCAGAACAAGCTATACAGACCACACAGGATGATAGTTCACATTTAGATAAACAGAACATAGCCTGTGAGATGAATAAACTTCCTTGTACCAATGAACTggttttaaacaaaatagaaagtgaaTGTGTTTTAAATCAAGTGCCCCTTAATTCTCAAGACCACGCGAAGTTGCCAGCTAACAAAGAGATGCCTTTAGCAACAAGCGAGGATTCCCAACAGAGCCATCACCCTCCATTAGAGGATGGAGCAGATGTCATTGCTCATACCCAAACCATTCCCATGaaggtaaaaatgaaagataTCTCTCCATCAGGTGACAAATCCTGTGGTGCCTCTTCAAACAACCCCACCTTAAACATCAAACCAGGAAgcctagaaagaaaaaatgaactggCTGATTCTGGAATGGTCGGTCTACCTTCCAGACTTCTCTCAAGCAAGAAAGAAGCAGCAGGCTTGCCTCAAGAGGTCTCTGTTATGGAATGTCAGAGTGTTCAATCTCAGGATCTCTCTCGCTGTCATTGTGTAAGTAAAAATGCACAAGAAAAGAGCGTGTGTTCTGCTTATGCTGCTTTTGAGTCCAGCAGAATCATCCCAAAAGTTGAAAACTCTTTGATGACCAAGTGTGAAGATGCATTTCGGCACAGCAATCACCACTCCCAAGGAAGAGAAGACTCCACAGAAAGTAGCACCCACAAAGTGAGTTACACATTGGAGGGAAGTGAACTTGCTGGGGAAGAAACTAAAGGCAGCCTCCCAGGAGATAAGATGCGAAACGAAATGACAGGAGGCGTGTTAAATAGTGAAGCTTCAGACAAGACAATTCGCACCACCAGTCACACCCCGCCCAGTGAGGAATGGTTGGAAGGAAAGGAACAGGATGTACCTAAAGGGACTGTGTTTTGCAAGTATAACATCTCTGACTGTGCCACACCAGAACTAAACTTATCTGCAGACATTCCAAGCCCTGAAAAATTGTTGGACCAGTCTCTTACTATTATGCTCTCCACTTTCAAAAGCATGAGCCAAGCAGTTGAAACTCTTGATCAGAAAACAGATGAAGTCCTTGACTGCCAGAGTAACCAAAATAGACCAGATGAATGCAGAAATGAAGATAAACCAGCTAAGGAGACATCAGATGGTGATGAGAGAGAGGCTGTCACAGAACCTAACAGAGAGGTAAGCCACAACCAAAAGGATCTGCTAGTTAGGTCAGCCAGTAACAACCCGTTGTCCAGTGGTAGTTCAAAGAAAGGTGATTTGAAAGGAGACTCTGAACATATTTCTGGTTGTGAGGAGTCCACAGATGGCATGATAGACATCATCTACACGAACTGCAGTAATAAGTCTACAGAAGGCATGTTAGACTTAAAAGCATCTAGTACCCTTGATGGTGGTGCAGGGCAGGATAGACTGATGTTACAGGAAACCTCAGTGAGTACTCTTTCTCAGAGAGGAGAACTGAATGCTGCATTTATCGGAATGATTGGCCAGGACTCAGATTTCCCAGGTGCTACTTCCTCTACAGGGGAGcctctggaaattaaaaaatcatgtgAAGAGAAAGTATGCAGATCGTTAAAAGACTGTGAAATGGAAGTGTGTCCAGACTCTTGTGCCCATGAGCTAGAGTCTATTGCAGATCATGAACCAAATATAAGAACATTGGGTAGAGTAAATGTGTCCTTAGATTATAGTCATCATGAACAGCAAGTTAAAGAAGCATCCCTTAGAGAAACACAAGGAATGATCGAAGGATCAAGACTGGAAATAAATTCTGAGTTTGACAAGGACAATACCTTTGGAATTTCCTCAGAAGAGTTGCTGTCTTCTGGATGCCCAGATGAGAACCCTGTTCCCGTAGGGAGCCTGAAATCCATTGAGATAATGCCTTCGTATCTGCCTTCTCACAAAAATTCAGAAAGTAATGTTAATAGTGAAGAAACTGAcctgaaaaatctttttaaaccaAAAGATGGTGAAATGCTTTGTGAAAATGTGGAGCACCACACAGTCCTGcttgagaagaaggaaggagaaccaAGGGATGGGAGTAATTCTGGTAAAGGAGTCAGAATAGACATTGGTATGCAAAATTTGCCTTTGACAATGGAAACAGAAACTCAGTTGAGAGGAGAAAAAACTGAAGAACATCAGAAGGGGCCCATGGGTCACGTAACTGTCAGGGAAGAGTCTGAGGAGATGATTACCAGAGAGGCTGGTCATGGTCATAAAGAAAGAGAGATTTCTCAGTCCCACTCTAAATCCCAGAGGATGCTTGCTGATATTGAAGAGCAACAAAGGCAGAGGGCTTTGGACTACATGTTGCAGAATGAAGAGGAATATATACATCAAAAAGGAGCATACACGGTATTGGAACAATGTACATCTAACGTGTTACCGGATGAGCTGAAAGATAAGAACCAAGCTAAGTATTGCAAAGGTGAGTCCACCATGATGAAGAAAATCACCCTAGCACAGCTGGCCACGGGCGGCAGTGCTGCACAGTTCCAAAAGTTGCAGGATCCAAAGGAGGAAAGCTTGTGTCATCCATTAAAAAGAGCCATGGAGTCATGCACAGGCCCTTGCCTTCGTGGTGCCCCTCAGAAAGCACAAGACCCCAACTCTGCTGGGTGTGATGAAATACACGGTGCCTTTGGGAACACTTCACACCAGAAAAGAGTGCTTCCCTTAAAGAAGCAGCCCCATAGAACATGTAAGAAAGTTTCCTGTCAGGAGCAAGtcaagatggggaaaaaaataagtaaaatcagaagtTCTGCCTTTTTAAAGAGTTCCTCTGAAACCATCCCCACAAAAGCACACAGATTTCTCAGTTCATGTGCTGTGCCTGCACCCGCACAATTGGAACCCGAAACAGAACCAACCAGGAGCTTAATGAGCCACGTACCAAAGCAGAAGGCGACTCCGTGCCATCCCTTGAGGAGCCTGAGTGTTAGGAAGCCAACCAAAGAATCAGCCTTACTCAGCAAGCTGTCCATTCTTGCCTCCAAACTGGTCCCAGCCACAAAGGCCCAGAAACTAAGATATCGGCGATGTTCCGCGGAACTTCTTCCAGTGGCGAAAAACTACATGCGGCTCAGATACAAAAGGCTTCTGGATGGCTTTTCGTACAATACAATGCAGCTAAATCCATATTTGGCAGCTAGTGGATGGGATAAGAGACTTAACAGTAAGCCTTTGACACTTTATTCGCTAGAAGCCATCAAAATGAGCTTCATAGATTTGAACAACAAGGTGCCATCACTGCTATTTGGTTCCGAAATTTTCCCGGTATCTTTTCACATGAAATCGGGCTCTGAGTGCATGACCGAGTCCCCAAGGACTTTTCCTGAGCACTGTGCTCCAGCCAGGCTCACCTTAGGAGAGGCCCCCAGGTGCCTGTCTCAGCCTCCCAAGTggaccttttctttcttcttgtcccACAGTTGTCCTGGGATGGCCACATTCAGGGAAGATACTGGCCTCCATGGTCAGACATGTGCCCAGGCTCCCTCACAGTCTCCAGGTCCTCTCCAAGACTATGGAGGCACTGCCATAGTCCAGACCAGAGCAGGCTGCTCTGTCCTTGGCCTTCACACACTTCTAGCACTTTGTTCTCCTGGATGTTACCGAATCTGGACAAAAAAACGGAGCTTCTCTAGTCACATGCCTACCATGCAGAGGCTCTTCATGACCCAGTTTACACAGGGCTTAAAAGGGTTAAGATCTCCAGCCTCCATAGCAGACAAGGTCTTCTGTTCTCTTCCCTACTCGGTGGGCCGAGTGCTATCCATTTGGAGCCAGCATGGgccttctgcctgccccttcgAAATCTCTACTCTTCATTCCACTCACAGCAAGCGGCAGCCAACTCTGAGCACCACGAGCAG CCACACCATGTTACCGTATGTGCCTCTTCCAGGCATGGAAGCTACTTATAATACCAGTGGCAGTCAGATGAG ACTAGAGCCTCCATTCCCTGCCTTGGTACCAAAGTCTTGCTTGGTAACAGACTCAGCTGTCAGCAAGCTCCTGCTTTCAGCCTCCGAGTTCCAGGTGTCTGAATTTGATGAGCTGGATAGTGTGGCAGCGGCATGCCCCCATCCACAGAGCAGCCCTCCAGAACAGAAAGAG GCTGAGCCAGAGAAGAGGCCAAAGAAAGTCTCACAGATTCGTATCCGGAAAACCATTCCTAAACCAGACCCTAATCTTACCCCCATGGGCCTTCCTCGACCCAAAAG